The following are encoded in a window of Mycobacterium sp. ELW1 genomic DNA:
- a CDS encoding beta-ketoacyl synthase N-terminal-like domain-containing protein, whose amino-acid sequence MRRVAMVGAGMTPFAEHFALGIKDLIPMAYAECVGNVDKGIKKSEIQAAWFGELATTDGFPSGILADTLDLTGIPVTRVENACATGNDAIRNGTLAIASGLYDVVLVVGADKVRETASNTTFWEWAAMTRDNAWDYPLGLVAPANFALHVDRYLHESPATKEHMAMVAVKNHFHAVTNPKAQLRYEITVEQALSAPMVVDPFGLYDCTPQSDGAAAVILAADDVVDRYTDRPVWVRGVGLGMDRVMHQHKTDMTTFPPTVRAARAAMSMAGVTPRDIDVAEVHDCFTGVELISYEDLGFAERFEAYKLVESREHYVGGSMPVNPSGGLKGKGHPPGATGVAQCYELFNQLRGEAENQVDGARVALAHNIGGPTAVSAVTILSNEKN is encoded by the coding sequence ATGAGACGCGTCGCCATGGTAGGGGCCGGAATGACGCCGTTTGCCGAACATTTCGCCCTCGGCATCAAAGACCTGATCCCGATGGCCTACGCCGAGTGCGTCGGCAACGTCGACAAGGGCATCAAGAAGTCCGAGATCCAGGCAGCCTGGTTCGGTGAGCTGGCCACCACCGACGGATTCCCGTCGGGCATCCTCGCCGACACCCTCGATCTCACCGGCATTCCGGTAACCCGAGTCGAAAACGCCTGTGCCACCGGCAATGATGCCATTCGTAACGGCACCTTGGCGATCGCCTCGGGGCTGTACGACGTGGTGCTGGTGGTGGGTGCGGACAAGGTGCGCGAGACCGCGTCGAATACCACGTTCTGGGAGTGGGCGGCGATGACGCGCGACAACGCCTGGGACTACCCGCTGGGCCTGGTGGCTCCCGCCAACTTCGCGCTGCACGTCGACCGCTATCTACACGAGTCGCCTGCCACCAAGGAACACATGGCGATGGTGGCGGTGAAGAACCACTTCCATGCCGTGACCAACCCGAAAGCCCAGCTGCGCTACGAAATCACCGTCGAGCAGGCGCTGTCGGCGCCGATGGTGGTGGACCCCTTCGGTCTCTACGACTGCACCCCGCAGAGCGACGGCGCCGCTGCGGTCATCCTGGCCGCCGACGACGTCGTGGACCGGTACACCGATCGTCCGGTGTGGGTGCGCGGTGTCGGACTGGGCATGGACCGGGTGATGCACCAACACAAGACGGACATGACGACCTTCCCACCGACAGTCCGGGCGGCGAGGGCGGCGATGAGCATGGCCGGGGTGACCCCGCGCGATATCGACGTTGCCGAGGTCCATGACTGCTTCACCGGGGTGGAGTTGATCAGCTACGAGGACCTCGGATTCGCCGAGCGCTTCGAGGCGTACAAACTCGTCGAGAGCCGCGAGCACTATGTCGGTGGGTCGATGCCCGTCAATCCGAGCGGCGGTCTGAAGGGTAAGGGCCACCCGCCGGGCGCCACAGGGGTGGCGCAATGCTACGAATTGTTCAACCAACTTCGCGGAGAAGCCGAGAATCAGGTGGATGGCGCCCGAGTCGCGTTGGCCCACAACATTGGCGGACCGACCGCAGTCTCCGCTGTCACCATCCTTTCCAACGAGAAGAACTGA